From the Candidatus Parvarchaeota archaeon genome, the window TCCTTGACTTTGCAATTACCCGCTCCGAGTTGTCAAAATCCACGGAGCCTGCCTCGGCAAACTCATGCGCTTCCTTGAGGGTAAGGTCAACACCGCATGGCTGGAACTGGGATTGGCCTAATGACTCTGAAACGATTTTTTGTTCTTCTATCTCTTCTTTTGGAAGAATCATTTTCCCCGCCACATTTTTTCAATCAATCAAAAGTTTGGCAACCTTTCAGCCTTGGGCCGCTTAATAAATCTCCCCAGGCCTGAAAAACCTTTCTATCTCCTGTTTTGCGCTCTCCAAGCCGTCAGAGGCATGTATTATGTTTTCCTGCACGTCAGTGCCAAAGTCGCCCCTTATTGTGCCTTTTGCGGCCTTTTTTGAGTCAGTGGGGCCGCAAAGCGCCCGCAGCTTTTCAACTGCACCCTCCCCCTCAAAAACCCCAAGAATCACCGGGCACCTTGTCATGAAATTGACAAGGCCTGGGAAAAACGGCTTGTCCTTCAGGTGCAAGTAGTGCGCATCAAGTATTGCCTTG encodes:
- a CDS encoding nucleoside-diphosphate kinase, producing MVERTFIILKPDCMEKGLEGKVLDRIIGAGLKPVALRLARLDKAILDAHYLHLKDKPFFPGLVNFMTRCPVILGVFEGEGAVEKLRALCGPTDSKKAAKGTIRGDFGTDVQENIIHASDGLESAKQEIERFFRPGEIY